The following coding sequences are from one Zalophus californianus isolate mZalCal1 chromosome 5, mZalCal1.pri.v2, whole genome shotgun sequence window:
- the LOC113928885 gene encoding 60S ribosomal protein L32-like: MGSHSSLFLGAACGGGSHLLLGIMAALRPLVKPKIIKKRTKKFIRHQSDRYVKIKRNWQKPRGIDNRVRRRFKGQILMPNIGYGSNKKTKYMLPSGFRKFLVHNVKELEVLLMCNKSYCAEIAHNVSSKNCKAIVERAAQLAIRVTNPNARLCSEENE, encoded by the coding sequence ATGGGATCACACAGCTCTCTCTTCCTCGGCGCTGCCTGTGGAGGTGGTAGCCATCTGTTACTGGGCATCATGGCTGCCCTCAGACCTCTGGTGAAGCCCAAGATCattaaaaagaggaccaagaagttCATCCGGCACCAGTCAGACCGCTATGTCAAAATTAAGCGCAACTGGCAGAAACCCAGAGGCATTGACAATAGGGTGCGCAGAAGATTCAAAGGCCAGATCTTGATGCCCAACATTGGTTACgggagcaacaagaaaacaaagtacATGTTGCCCAGTGGCTTCCGGAAGTTCCTAGTCCACAACGTTAAGGAGCTTGAAGTGCTGCTGATGTGCAACAAATCTTACTGTGCAGAGATTGCTCACAATGTCTCCTCCAAGAACTGCAAAGCTATTGTGGAAAGAGCAGCCCAGCTGGCAATCAGAGTCACCAATCCCAACGCCAGGCTGTGCAgcgaagaaaatgaatag